A stretch of Malus sylvestris chromosome 11, drMalSylv7.2, whole genome shotgun sequence DNA encodes these proteins:
- the LOC126589563 gene encoding autophagy-related protein 18g-like isoform X1: MKKSKGKNNGLLPNSLRIISSCLKTVSTNASTVASTVRSAGASVAASISASEDQKDQVTWAGFDRLEFSQSTFKHVLLLGYQNGFQVFDMEDASNFSELVSKRDGSVSFLQMQPFPAASDGNQGFRTTHPLLLVVAGDDTTGAGTVHSTSYLGVAGRDGNLESRPGNPVSSPTAVRFYSIRSQGYVHVLRFRSAVCMIRCSPRIVAVGLATQIYCFDALTLENRFSVLTYPVPQLAGQGSNGFNVGYGPMAVGPRWLAYASNSPLASNASRLGPQNLTPSPGVSPSTSPGNGSYVARYAMESSKQLAAGIINLGDMGCKTLYKYCQEMLPDGSNSPISSNSGWKVSRHAGTEMDNAGMVVVKDFVTRAVISQFKAHTSPISALCFDPSGTLLVTASVYGNNINIFRIMPSCKRTGSGGQNFDWSTSHVHLYKLHRGITSAMIQDICFSHYSQWVAIVSSKGTCHVFVLSPFGGDAGFRLLNSHGEEPSLCPVLSLPWWSASSCVINQQSFPPPPSVALSVVSRIKYSSFGWLSTANNATASATGKVFVPSGAVAAVFHNSLSQSVQHSNSRTSTLEHLLVYTPSGHVVQHELQPRIGVEQSHSGLSTQAATSMYIQDEELRVKVEPIQWWDVCRRSDWQEREDSSLGTTFDRQEVAGILQNKSGSDGIHGMESLDLNGAVGGKRRPETYSGKVHDGSHWYLSNAEVQISSLRLPIWQKSTICFYTMGDPRADSFTGGEFEIEKVPVFEQFHSIKSSWDDRGLAGGRYPSHTSPPHQAENKILEETVICHSKPASLSSTESSDGGSSRRIEHFVDFDQINNEKPRTTVYQTLNGSERRANTIVEPSLENHISFSILCTPSEHFKNINSQINSCVTNGLPVLESTMIPGGRVSAEEGLALKAIGIREVSVLYSDQHASSTDIVAEGASTLQHPIDLSQFFQEEHCNALEKNGCNGLTEVVADDVDSDSSHCDKVKPENEEDGEMLGGMFAFSDEG, from the exons ATGAAGAAGAGTAAGGGGAAGAACAATGGCTTGTTGCCGAACTCGCTTAGGATTATTTCGTCGTGCCTTAAAACTGTGTCGACGAATGCGAGCACCGTCGCTTCTACTGTTCGCTCTGCCGGTGCGTCTGTAGCTGCTTCGATTTCTGCTTCCGAGGATCAGAAGGATCAG GTAACCTGGGCTGGCTTTGACAGGCTAGAGTTTAGTCAGTCTACCTTCAAGCATGTTCTCTTACTTGGTTATCAAAATGGGTTTCAAGTTTTCGATATGGAGGATGCCTCTAATTTCAGTGAACTAGTTTCAAAGCGTGATGGCTCGGTTTCATTCTTACAGATGCAGCCCTTTCCTGCTGCATCTGATGGTAACCAAGGGTTCAGAACGACACATCCTTTGCTGCTGGTTGTTGCTGGAGATGACACTACTGGTGCGGGAACTGTTCATAGTACTAGCTACTTGGGAGTGGCAGGCAGAGATGGTAATTTGGAGTCTCGGCCAGGGAACCCTGTCAGCTCTCCTACAGCTGTTCGGTTTTACTCTATTAGGTCCCAAGGTTATGTACATGTTCTGAGGTTTCGGTCTGCTGTGTGTATGATTAGATGCAGTCCTCGGATTGTAGCTGTGGGTCTTGCAACTCAA ATTTACTGTTTTGATGCGCTCACCCTCGAAAACAGATTCAGTGTTCTTACCTATCCTGTTCCTCAGCTAGCAGGGCAAGGATCAAATGGGTTTAATGTTGGTTACGGCCCAATGGCTGTGGGTCCAAGGTGGTTAGCCTATGCTTCCAACAGCCCTCTAGCGTCAAACGCAAGTCGCTTAGGCCCCCAAAACCTAACTCCTTCCCCAGGAGTTAGTCCATCTACATCACCTGGCAATGGTAGTTATGTGGCTCGTTATGCAATGGAGTCTAGTAAACAGTTGGCTGCTGGAATAATTAACCTGGGTGACATGGGATGCAAAACCTTGTATAAATACTGTCAAGAGATGCTCCCTGATGGATCTAACTCTCCAATATCGTCAAATTCAGGCTGGAAAGTTAGCAGGCATGCAGGCACAGAAATGGATAATGCAGGGATG gTTGTTGTCAAAGATTTTGTTACCCGAGCTGTTATATCACAGTTTAAGGCTCATACTAGTCCAATATCTGCGCTGTGTTTCGATCCTAGTGGGACCCTTCTGGTTACTGCCTCAGTGTATGGAAATAATATTAACATTTTCCGGATAATGCCTTCATGTAAACGCACTGGATCAGGTGGTCAAAACTTCGATTGGAGCACTTCTCATGTGCATCTTTACAAACTGCATCGTGGAATAACATCAGCT ATGATCCAGGACATTTGCTTTAGTCATTACAGTCAGTGGGTTGCAATTGTTTCATCCAAGGGGACCTGCCATGTTTTTGTTTTATCCCCTTTTGGTGGCGATGCTGGATTTCGGCTTCTTAATAGTCACGGTGAAGAACCCTCCCTGTGTCCAGTTTTATCTCTACCTTGGTGGTCTGCTTCTTCTTGTGTCATTAATCAGCAATCTTTTCCACCGCCACCATCCGTTGCTCTTTCTGTGGTGAGCAGGATAAAGTACAGTAGTTTTGGATGGCTTAGCACAGCCAACAATGCCACTGCTTCAGCGACAGGGAAGGTCTTTGTGCCATCTGGTGCTGTTGCTGCAGTTTTCCATAATTCCTTATCTCAAAGTGTTCAGCACAGTAACTCAAGGACCAGTACCTTGGAACATCTATTAGTTTATACTCCGTCAGGTCATGTAGTTCAACATGAACTTCAGCCAAGGATAGGGGTAGAACAGAGTCATAGCGGTCTAAGTACCCAGGCAGCCACGTCTATGTATATTCAGGACGAAGAGCTGAGAGTGAAAGTTGAACCCATTCAATGGTGGGATGTATGTAGGCGGTCAGACTGGCAGGAAAGAGAGGACAGTAGTCTTGGTACCACATTCGATAGACAAGAGGTGGCTGGCATTCTTCAGAACAAATCAGGTTCTGATGGTATTCATGGAATGGAATCTCTAGACTTAAATGGTGCTGTTGGGGGGAAAAGGAGACCGGAAACTTATTCTGGGAAGGTCCATGATGGGTCCCACTGGTACCTCTCTAATGCAGAGGTGCAGATCAGTTCTTTGAGATTACCAATATGGCAAAAGTCTACG ATTTGTTTTTACACGATGGGCGATCCAAGAGCTGATAGTTTCACTGGTGGagagtttgaaattgaaaagGTCCCTGTTTTCGAGCAGTTCCATTCCATCAAATCAAGCTGGGATGACAG AGGCCTTGCTGGTGGGAGGTATCCCAGTCATACTTCGCCGCCTCATCAAGCTGAAAACAAGATCTTGGAAGAGACTGTTATATGTCACTCGAAGCCTGCATCGCTTAGCTCCACTGAAAGCTCAGATGGGG GTTCGTCAAGAAGAATTGAGCATTTTGTTGACTTCGATCAAATAAACAATGAGAAGCCCCGCACAACAGTTTATCAGACCTTGAATGGCTCGGAAAGAAGGGCCAATACAATTGTTGAGCCTTCATTAGAAAACCATATCTCTTTCAGCATTCTGTGTACTCCATCTGAACATTTTAAGAACATCAATTCTCAAATCAACAGCTGTGTCACCAACGGTTTGCCTGTGTTAGAAAGTACCATGATTCCAGGAGGAAGAGTTTCTGCCGAAGAAGGCCTAGCATTGAAAGCAATTGGGATCAGGGAGGTCTCAGTTTTATACTCTGATCAACATGCTTCGAGTACCGATATTGTTGCAGAGGGGGCTTCCACTTTGCAGCATCCAATAGATCTTTCACAGTTTTTCCAGGAGGAGCATTGTAACGCACTGGAGAAGAACGGATGCAATGGGTTAACTGAAGTCGTAGCCGATGATGTTGACAGCGACAGTAGCCACTGCGATAAGGTGAAACCCGAAAATGAGGAAGATGGTGAAATGCTTGGAGGCATGTTTGCTTTTTCTGATGAAG GTTGA
- the LOC126588474 gene encoding receptor-like cytosolic serine/threonine-protein kinase RBK2, protein MEEKADAYSPKGVLEDYFRSSDSETSSEKEPTPDSEANQNSKQSSRWGGFVKLLTSKSKNPLATTVRPLRKFSKRMSSSMREIIGPKFQADDAEMLYPFKSPWKNFSLYELQAATKSFSHENLIGKGGYAEVFKGCLQNGQPVAIKRLTRGTQEEITGDFLAEIGIMAHVNHPNTARLIGYGVEGGMHLVLELSTKGSLASVLYASEEEKLDWGIRYRIAVGAAKGLQYLHEGCQRRIIHRDIKAANILLTDDFEAKICDFGLAKWLPEKWTHHTISNFEGTFGYLAPEFLLHGIVDEKTDVFAYGVVLLELVTGRRALDYSQQSLVMWARPLLKKNSIKDLVDPSLADEYNHREMNLVLLAASLCIHKSSTRRPSMSQVVQLMSGDLSCLKSLKKSISMPIFRNALREELIDTEDRNATIRTGSQTMEAGKVTGHGNLE, encoded by the exons ATGGAGGAGAAGGCTGATGCTTACTCTCCCAAGGGAGTTCTTGAGGACTATTTTCGGAGCTCGGATTCCGAAACGAGCTCCGAGAAAGAGCCCACGCCGGATTCAGAAGCTAACCAGAATTCAAAACAGAGTTCTAGGTGGGGTGGATTTGTTAAATTGTTGACATCCAAGTCCAAAAACCCTTTAGCCACCACAGTGCGTCCGCTGCGGAAATTCTCAAAGAGAATGAGCAGCAGCATGAGGGAGATTATCGGGCCGAAATTTCAGGCAGATGATGCTGAAATGCTGTACCCTTTCAAGTCACCGTGGAAGAACTTCTCCCTGTATGAGCTGCAGGCCGCAACCAAATCTTTTAGCCACG AAAATCTGATTGGAAAGGGGGGTTATGCTGAAGTTTTTAAGGGCTGTCTGCAAAATGGGCAACCTGTGGCAATCAAGCGGCTAACCCGGGGAACGCAGGAGGAGATCACCGGCGACTTCTTGGCGGAGATCGGTATCATGGCTCATGTGAATCATCCTAATACTGCCAGGCTAATTGGGTATGGGGTTGAAGGTGGCATGCATTTGGTTCTTGAGCTGTCTACAAAGGGAAGCTTGGCTTCTGTCCTTTATG ctTCGGAGGAAGAGAAACTCGATTGGGGCATCCGGTATAGAATTGCAGTGGGTGCAGCAAAGGGTTTGCAATATCTTCATGAGGGTTGTCAAAGGAGAATTATCCACAGAGATATTAAGGCTGCAAATATTTTGCTCACCGACGATTTTGAGGCCAAG ATTTGTGACTTTGGTCTTGCAAAATGGCTACCGGAGAAATGGACACACCACACTATATCAAATTTTGAGGGCACATTTGG CTATCTTGCGCCCGAGTTCCTACTGCACGGCATAGTAGATGAGAAAACTGATGTGTTTGCGTATGGTGTGGTGCTCTTGGAACTAGTCACTGGACGACGAGCTCTAGATTACTCGCAGCAAAGCCTTGTTATGTGG GCAAGGCCCTTGCTGAAGAAGAATTCAATCAAAGACTTGGTTGATCCTTCTCTAGCTGATGAGTACAACCATCGCGAGATGAATCTCGTATTGTTGGCTGCTTCTCTATGCATACACAAGTCCTCGACACGCCGGCCAAGTATGAGTCAG GTGGTACAACTTATGAGTGGAGATCTTAGCTGCCTGAAGTCCTTGAAGAAAAGCATATCAATGCCAATTTTCCGGAATGCATTGCGTGAAGAGCTCATCGACACAGAAGACCGTAACGCAACCATTCGGACGGGTTCTCAAACCATGGAAGCCGGTAAAGTAACGGGACACGGAAACTTGGAGTAA
- the LOC126589563 gene encoding autophagy-related protein 18g-like isoform X2 → MKKSKGKNNGLLPNSLRIISSCLKTVSTNASTVASTVRSAGASVAASISASEDQKDQVTWAGFDRLEFSQSTFKHVLLLGYQNGFQVFDMEDASNFSELVSKRDGSVSFLQMQPFPAASDGNQGFRTTHPLLLVVAGDDTTGAGTVHSTSYLGVAGRDGNLESRPGNPVSSPTAVRFYSIRSQGYVHVLRFRSAVCMIRCSPRIVAVGLATQIYCFDALTLENRFSVLTYPVPQLAGQGSNGFNVGYGPMAVGPRWLAYASNSPLASNASRLGPQNLTPSPGVSPSTSPGNGSYVARYAMESSKQLAAGIINLGDMGCKTLYKYCQEMLPDGSNSPISSNSGWKVSRHAGTEMDNAGMVVVKDFVTRAVISQFKAHTSPISALCFDPSGTLLVTASVYGNNINIFRIMPSCKRTGSGGQNFDWSTSHVHLYKLHRGITSAMIQDICFSHYSQWVAIVSSKGTCHVFVLSPFGGDAGFRLLNSHGEEPSLCPVLSLPWWSASSCVINQQSFPPPPSVALSVVSRIKYSSFGWLSTANNATASATGKVFVPSGAVAAVFHNSLSQSVQHSNSRTSTLEHLLVYTPSGHVVQHELQPRIGVEQSHSGLSTQAATSMYIQDEELRVKVEPIQWWDVCRRSDWQEREDSSLGTTFDRQEVAGILQNKSGSDGIHGMESLDLNGAVGGKRRPETYSGKVHDGSHWYLSNAEICFYTMGDPRADSFTGGEFEIEKVPVFEQFHSIKSSWDDRGLAGGRYPSHTSPPHQAENKILEETVICHSKPASLSSTESSDGGSSRRIEHFVDFDQINNEKPRTTVYQTLNGSERRANTIVEPSLENHISFSILCTPSEHFKNINSQINSCVTNGLPVLESTMIPGGRVSAEEGLALKAIGIREVSVLYSDQHASSTDIVAEGASTLQHPIDLSQFFQEEHCNALEKNGCNGLTEVVADDVDSDSSHCDKVKPENEEDGEMLGGMFAFSDEG, encoded by the exons ATGAAGAAGAGTAAGGGGAAGAACAATGGCTTGTTGCCGAACTCGCTTAGGATTATTTCGTCGTGCCTTAAAACTGTGTCGACGAATGCGAGCACCGTCGCTTCTACTGTTCGCTCTGCCGGTGCGTCTGTAGCTGCTTCGATTTCTGCTTCCGAGGATCAGAAGGATCAG GTAACCTGGGCTGGCTTTGACAGGCTAGAGTTTAGTCAGTCTACCTTCAAGCATGTTCTCTTACTTGGTTATCAAAATGGGTTTCAAGTTTTCGATATGGAGGATGCCTCTAATTTCAGTGAACTAGTTTCAAAGCGTGATGGCTCGGTTTCATTCTTACAGATGCAGCCCTTTCCTGCTGCATCTGATGGTAACCAAGGGTTCAGAACGACACATCCTTTGCTGCTGGTTGTTGCTGGAGATGACACTACTGGTGCGGGAACTGTTCATAGTACTAGCTACTTGGGAGTGGCAGGCAGAGATGGTAATTTGGAGTCTCGGCCAGGGAACCCTGTCAGCTCTCCTACAGCTGTTCGGTTTTACTCTATTAGGTCCCAAGGTTATGTACATGTTCTGAGGTTTCGGTCTGCTGTGTGTATGATTAGATGCAGTCCTCGGATTGTAGCTGTGGGTCTTGCAACTCAA ATTTACTGTTTTGATGCGCTCACCCTCGAAAACAGATTCAGTGTTCTTACCTATCCTGTTCCTCAGCTAGCAGGGCAAGGATCAAATGGGTTTAATGTTGGTTACGGCCCAATGGCTGTGGGTCCAAGGTGGTTAGCCTATGCTTCCAACAGCCCTCTAGCGTCAAACGCAAGTCGCTTAGGCCCCCAAAACCTAACTCCTTCCCCAGGAGTTAGTCCATCTACATCACCTGGCAATGGTAGTTATGTGGCTCGTTATGCAATGGAGTCTAGTAAACAGTTGGCTGCTGGAATAATTAACCTGGGTGACATGGGATGCAAAACCTTGTATAAATACTGTCAAGAGATGCTCCCTGATGGATCTAACTCTCCAATATCGTCAAATTCAGGCTGGAAAGTTAGCAGGCATGCAGGCACAGAAATGGATAATGCAGGGATG gTTGTTGTCAAAGATTTTGTTACCCGAGCTGTTATATCACAGTTTAAGGCTCATACTAGTCCAATATCTGCGCTGTGTTTCGATCCTAGTGGGACCCTTCTGGTTACTGCCTCAGTGTATGGAAATAATATTAACATTTTCCGGATAATGCCTTCATGTAAACGCACTGGATCAGGTGGTCAAAACTTCGATTGGAGCACTTCTCATGTGCATCTTTACAAACTGCATCGTGGAATAACATCAGCT ATGATCCAGGACATTTGCTTTAGTCATTACAGTCAGTGGGTTGCAATTGTTTCATCCAAGGGGACCTGCCATGTTTTTGTTTTATCCCCTTTTGGTGGCGATGCTGGATTTCGGCTTCTTAATAGTCACGGTGAAGAACCCTCCCTGTGTCCAGTTTTATCTCTACCTTGGTGGTCTGCTTCTTCTTGTGTCATTAATCAGCAATCTTTTCCACCGCCACCATCCGTTGCTCTTTCTGTGGTGAGCAGGATAAAGTACAGTAGTTTTGGATGGCTTAGCACAGCCAACAATGCCACTGCTTCAGCGACAGGGAAGGTCTTTGTGCCATCTGGTGCTGTTGCTGCAGTTTTCCATAATTCCTTATCTCAAAGTGTTCAGCACAGTAACTCAAGGACCAGTACCTTGGAACATCTATTAGTTTATACTCCGTCAGGTCATGTAGTTCAACATGAACTTCAGCCAAGGATAGGGGTAGAACAGAGTCATAGCGGTCTAAGTACCCAGGCAGCCACGTCTATGTATATTCAGGACGAAGAGCTGAGAGTGAAAGTTGAACCCATTCAATGGTGGGATGTATGTAGGCGGTCAGACTGGCAGGAAAGAGAGGACAGTAGTCTTGGTACCACATTCGATAGACAAGAGGTGGCTGGCATTCTTCAGAACAAATCAGGTTCTGATGGTATTCATGGAATGGAATCTCTAGACTTAAATGGTGCTGTTGGGGGGAAAAGGAGACCGGAAACTTATTCTGGGAAGGTCCATGATGGGTCCCACTGGTACCTCTCTAATGCAGAG ATTTGTTTTTACACGATGGGCGATCCAAGAGCTGATAGTTTCACTGGTGGagagtttgaaattgaaaagGTCCCTGTTTTCGAGCAGTTCCATTCCATCAAATCAAGCTGGGATGACAG AGGCCTTGCTGGTGGGAGGTATCCCAGTCATACTTCGCCGCCTCATCAAGCTGAAAACAAGATCTTGGAAGAGACTGTTATATGTCACTCGAAGCCTGCATCGCTTAGCTCCACTGAAAGCTCAGATGGGG GTTCGTCAAGAAGAATTGAGCATTTTGTTGACTTCGATCAAATAAACAATGAGAAGCCCCGCACAACAGTTTATCAGACCTTGAATGGCTCGGAAAGAAGGGCCAATACAATTGTTGAGCCTTCATTAGAAAACCATATCTCTTTCAGCATTCTGTGTACTCCATCTGAACATTTTAAGAACATCAATTCTCAAATCAACAGCTGTGTCACCAACGGTTTGCCTGTGTTAGAAAGTACCATGATTCCAGGAGGAAGAGTTTCTGCCGAAGAAGGCCTAGCATTGAAAGCAATTGGGATCAGGGAGGTCTCAGTTTTATACTCTGATCAACATGCTTCGAGTACCGATATTGTTGCAGAGGGGGCTTCCACTTTGCAGCATCCAATAGATCTTTCACAGTTTTTCCAGGAGGAGCATTGTAACGCACTGGAGAAGAACGGATGCAATGGGTTAACTGAAGTCGTAGCCGATGATGTTGACAGCGACAGTAGCCACTGCGATAAGGTGAAACCCGAAAATGAGGAAGATGGTGAAATGCTTGGAGGCATGTTTGCTTTTTCTGATGAAG GTTGA
- the LOC126591497 gene encoding probable LRR receptor-like serine/threonine-protein kinase RKF3 — protein sequence MPIQKAPYETVMSSSFLFLFLLILLSSLPTPSLCQLNATVPCPLNFTILRQFDPGSRNRKRYDRNTECQYLVQGLRFVDSDYLRRTGNFLPPLNASESCWVDYQSLANEFVPNFDIRANCGFQTSWISEGCTNVSTRSQFESQVGNTSLSDVAAACSQSLENGSPCALCTTRMSLQTSRLTGESVGNVSTCTAYPAIYVAAFVGPIDMGTAECLFSLRSPAKSSGKKKKTVILIVLVVCGVGLLVVIGGVWFLWHKYEEFMIRKRKKDASDKIEQGLGSALDSISGSTNLIKFKYEEISAATKNFSRDNIIGRGGYGNVYKGILDDGSEVALKRFKNCSAAGDANFAHEVEVIASVRHVNLLALRGYCIATTPLVGHQRIIVCDLMKNGSLHDHLFGSFESKLSWPIRQRIALGTARGLAYLHYGAQPTIIHRDIKANNILLDETFEAKVADFGLAKFTPEGMTHLSTRVAGTMGYLAPEYALYGQLTDKSDVYSFGVVLLELLSGKKALHVIDDNQPSLVTDWAWELVRKGRPLDVIENDMPEKGSPEVLEKYVLIAVLCSHPQLYARPTMDQAVKMLETDISVPSIPERPIPLVANIDDIERYSSSGSIQLSTTGGFQTFTFDSNLHSNPNRDGESSGTRENGGDL from the coding sequence ATGCCCATCCAAAAAGCCCCTTATGAGACCGTAAtgtcctcctccttcctcttcctcttcctcctcatcctcctctcCTCCCTCCCCACCCCATCCCTCTGCCAGCTAAACGCCACCGTTCCGTGCCCCCTCAACTTCACCATCCTCCGCCAGTTCGACCCGGGCTCCCGCAACCGCAAACGCTACGACCGCAACACCGAGTGCCAGTACCTCGTCCAGGGCCTCCGCTTCGTCGACTCCGATTACCTCCGCCGCACCGGCAACTTCCTCCCCCCGCTCAACGCCTCCGAGTCCTGCTGGGTCGATTACCAATCCCTAGCCAACGAGTTCGTCCCCAATTTCGACATTCGCGCCAACTGCGGCTTCCAGACCAGCTGGATCTCCGAAGGATGCACGAACGTCTCCACCCGGTCCCAATTCGAGTCCCAAGTGGGAAACACCTCGCTCAGCGACGTCGCCGCCGCCTGCAGCCAGTCTCTCGAAAACGGCTCGCCCTGCGCCCTCTGCACCACCAGAATGTCCTTGCAGACCTCGCGGTTGACCGGTGAGTCCGTCGGAAACGTCTCCACCTGCACTGCGTACCCGGCCATTTACGTGGCGGCTTTTGTCGGACCGATCGATATGGGCACCGCCGAGTGCTTGTTCTCGCTCAGAAGCCCGGCAAAGAGCTCCGGTAAGAAGAAAAAGACTGTAATTTTGATTGTATTGGTTGTTTGCGGCGTCGGATTGCTGGTTGTGATCGGCGGCGTTTGGTTTTTGTGGCATAAATATGAAGAATTTATGATTAGGAAGAGGAAAAAGGATGCTAGTGATAAAATCGAGCAGGGATTAGGTTCTGCTTTAGATTCAATTAGTGGAAgtactaatttaattaagtttaaataCGAGGAGATTAGTGCTGCAACTAAGAATTTCTCTAGGGACAATATAATTGGGAGAGGAGGATATGGGAATGTGTACAAGGGAATTCTGGATGATGGTTCTGAAGTTGCTTTGAAGAGGTTCAAGAACTGCTCGGCTGCTGGCGACGCGAATTTCGCCCACGAGGTTGAGGTGATTGCGAGTGTTAGGCATGTCAATCTTCTTGCTTTGAGAGGTTATTGCATTGCCACTACTCCTTTGGTGGGTCACCAGAGGATCATTGTGTGTGATTTGATGAAGAATGGGAGTCTCCATGACCATTTGTTCGGTTCGTTTGAGAGCAAGCTTAGTTGGCCTATTCGTCAGAGGATCGCGCTGGGGACTGCGAGGGGATTGGCTTATTTGCATTACGGGGCTCAACCAACTATTATCCATAGGGACATCAAAGCTAATAACATACTTTTGGATGAGACATTCGAGGCCAAGGTAGCAGATTTTGGGCTTGCGAAGTTTACACCTGAGGGAATGACGCATTTGAGCACGAGGGTGGCTGGAACAATGGGTTATCTTGCTCCAGAGTATGCGTTGTACGGGCAGTTGACAGATAAAAGTGATGTGTATAGTTTTGGTGTTGTGCTCCTTGAACTTTTGAGTGGAAAGAAAGCGCTCCATGTGATTGATGATAATCAACCGTCACTTGTGACTGATTGGGCGTGGGAGTTGGTGAGGAAGGGAAGACCGCTGGATGTTATTGAAAATGATATGCCGGAGAAAGGTTCACCCGAAGTTCTAGAGAAGTATGTATTGATTGCCGTTCTTTGTTCTCATCCGCAGTTGTATGCTAGGCCAACGATGGATCAGGCTGTTAAAATGTTGGAAACAGATATATCGGTTCCATCAATTCCTGAAAGACCAATTCCCCTTGTGGCAAATATTGACGATATTGAAAGATATAGCAGCAGTGGCTCAATCCAGCTCTCTACTACAGGTGGTTTTCAGACTTTTACATTCGATAGTAACCTACATTCTAACCCTAATAGAGACGGGGAAAGTTCCGGTACCAGAGAGAATGGTGGTGACTTGTGA